Genomic DNA from Pseudomonas sp. CCC3.1:
TCGGTGATCAGCATGTACGCGTGATCCCGGATGCGCTGCCGGGTTTGTACTTTATCCAGACCGATGACCAGGGCGAGCGCCGCTTTGCCTATTGGCGTGGCGAAGCCGCTGCACGGCGGGTTTTCGATGGGCCGCAAGCCGATGAATTGCTGCGTGCGCTGGCCGATTACGACTATGTCTATTTAAGCGGTATCAGCCTGGCGATCCTCACGCCCGGTGGCCGCGAACGCCTGATGCACGCCTTGAGCAAGGCTCGAAAGGGCGGCACGCGCATCGTCTTTGACAACAATTACCGCCCTCATTTATGGCCCGATGTGCACGCCGCGCGTCAGGCCTACAGCGACATGCTGCGCCTGACGGATCTGGCGCTGATCACCTGGGAAGACGACGCCACGCTGTTCGGTTATGCCGACCATCACGCGCTGTTCCGCGCTTATGCAGCATTCGGCGTTGGCGAAGTGGCGCTCAAGCGTGGCGCGGCCTCGTGTTTGATTCAGTGCGCTGCCGGGCATTTTGAAGTGCCTGCCGAACAGGTGTCGCGCATCGTCGACACCACGGCGGCGGGTGACTCGTTCAGCGCCGCCTATCTTGCCTGTCGCTTGCAAGGTGGCGAGCCGCAACTGGCGGCGCGCTGGGGTCATCGGCTGGCTGCACAAGTGGTCCAGTACCCCGGCGCACTGATCCCGAGAGCGGCGATGCCAACGCTGAGCCTGCCTGTTTTTTCTTCTGTCGCTGAGGCCTGATCGCATGAAAATCGTTGAAGCGCGCGTGATTGTCACCTGCCCGGGTCGCAACCTGATCACCCTGAAAATTGTCACCGACTCCGGCCTCTATGGCATCGGCGATGCCACCTTGAATGGCCGTGAAATGGCCGTGGTGGCTTACCTCGAAGAGCACGTGCTGCCCGCGTTGATCGGTCGTGATGCCCAGCGCATCGAAGACATTTGGCAATACCTGTATCGCGGGGCCTATTGGCGCCGTGGCCCGGTGACCATGACTGCGATTGCTGCTGTCGACGTCGCCTTGTGGGACATCAAAGCCAAGGCCGCCAACATGCCGCTGTACCAGTTGCTCGGTGGCAAGAGCCGCGAGCGGGTGATGGTGTACGGGCACGCCACGGGCAAAGACATTGAAGGCTGTCTGGACGAAGTCGCCCGTCATGTGGAACTGGGTTACAAAGCCGTGCGCGTGCAATGCGGGATTCCCGGCATTGCCACCACCTATGGCGTGGCCAAGCGCAGCGGCGAGCGCTATGAACCGGCTGACAGCGATCTGCCTGCCGAGCATGTGTGGGACACCGCCAAGTACCTCAACCATGTGCCTAAATTGTTCGCTGCCGTGCGCGAGCGCTTTGGGGATGATTTGCACATTCTGCATGACGTCCACCACCGCCTTACGCCGATTGAAGCCGGGCGTTTGGGCAAGGCGGTGGAACCGTTCAACCTGTTCTGGCTGGAGGACTGCACCCCGGCCGAGAACCAGGAGGCGTTCCGCCTGATTCGCCAGCACACCACCACCCCGCTGGCGGTGGGCGAAGTGTTCAACTCGATTCACGACTGCCGCGAGTTGATCCAGGAACAGTTGATTGACTACATCCGCGCCACGCTGGTGCATGCCGGTGGCATCAGCCACGTGCGCCGGATTGCCGATTTTGCAGCGCTCTACCAAGTGCGCACCGGGTTTCACGGGGCCACTGACCTGTCGCCGGTGACCATGGGCGCGGCGCTGCATTTTGATACGTGGGTGCCTAATTTCGGTATCCAGGAGCACATGCCGCACGACCCGCTGACCGACGAAGTGTTCCCTCACGCCTATCGCTTTGAAGACGGCCATTTCACCCCGGGTGAAACGCCGGGGCACGGCGTGGATATCGATGAAAAACTGGCCGCCCAATACCCCTATAAACGCGCCAGCCTGCCGGTCAATCGCCTGGAAGACGGCACGCTCTGGCACTGGTAACACACCGTTTAAAGCGTTTTGCGCGACTGTTTAATAACTATAAAAAATTGGGCGTCATGCCTTGGCAGGAGTTATCCGATGAAAGCGTTTCAAGTGAGAGCACCTTTTGAATTCGGCCTGGCCCAGGTCGAGGTCCCGCAGGTGGCCCGCAATGAGGTCAAGGTCGATGTGGCCTACGCCGGTATCTGCGGCTCGGATCTGCACATCATTCACGGACAGAACGCCTTTGTGCGCTTTCCGCGTGTCACCGGCCACGAGTTTTCGGGCGTGGTACGCGAAGTGGGTGAGGGGGTTGCGCACATCAAGGTCGGCGACCGTGTGTGCATCGACCCGGTCATCAGCTGCGGCACCTGCTACCCGTGCCGCATCAATCGGCCCAACGTGTGCACCCAGTTGCAAGTGATCGGCGTGCACCGCGACGGTGGCTTCAGCGAGCAAGTCAGCGTGCCAGCGAGCAACGTCCATCCTCTGCCGGATTCGATGTCGCTGAGCCATGCCGCGCTGGTCGAACCCTACTCCATCGCCCTCAATGTACTGGACCGCATGCAGCCGCATCCGGGCGACAGCCTGCTGATTTACGGCGCCGGGGTGATTGGCCTGACGCTGGTACAAATGGCTAAAGCGCTGGGGCTGACAGACATCACCGTGACCGACGTGATTGACGAGCGTCTGCAAACCGCCCGCGCGCTGGGCGCCACCCGGACCCTCAACGGCAAAGAAGTGGACGTTGAAGCGAGCATGCGCGAGCTGACGAATGGCGAAGGCGTGCCGTTGATTGTCGATGCTGCCTGCATTCCGGCGCTGATGCCGCAAATGGTGCGTCTGGCCTCCCCGGCGGGGCGTATTGGCCTGCTGGGCTTTAACGCTACGCCAAGCGATCTGGTGCAACTGGAAATGATCAAAAAGGAACTCACCCTGGTGGGTTCACGCCTCAACAATCGCAAGTTCCCACGGGTGATCGAACTGATCGCCAGCGGCAAGTTGCAGGTTCAGGAAATGATCAGCCACCGCATCCAGTTCGACGAAATGCCGGACGCCATCGCGCTGATCGAGAACCATCCCGAGCAGACCCGAAAAGTGCTGGTGCAACTCAACAGCGCTCACGCCTGAAGAGCGACTCACTCACTGTAGGAACGCTTCAGATACACGTGCCCACTGATGGGCACCCTCACCGAATAAACATAAGAAAGCGGGAGGTTCCAATGTTTGGTCAAGGTCGTACGTTAGTCATCATCATGTTGTTCCTGGCAGGCGTTATTAACTACCTGGATCGCTCGGCATTGTCCGTGGCAGCCCCCTTCATCCAGAAAGACTACGGTCTGACGACGGGTGAAATGGGCATGATCTTCAGTAGTTTTTTCGTCGGCTACGCAGCCTTCAACTTTATCGGCGGCTGGGCCGCCGACCGTTACGGGGCGAAAACCACGCTGCTGCTGGCGATGGTGCTGTGGTCGTTGTTCAGTGGTCTGACGGTGCTGACCGTCGGTTTCATGTCGCTGGTGTTTATCCGCATTCTGTTCGGCATGGGCGAAGGCCCGCTGAGCGTGACCACCAGCAAGATGGTCAACAACTGGTACACGCCTAAACAGCGGGCGCGGGCGCTGGGCAGCTCCATGTCCGGTACACCGTTGGGTGGCGCGATTTCCGGGCCGGTAGTGGGCTTTATCGCCATCAGCTACGGCTGGAAAGTCTCGTTCATCATCATTATGTTGATCGGCCTGGTGTGGGCAGCGGTTTGGTACAAGTTCGTCAAGGACAAGCCGACCGGCAAAGTGGCTGAAGAAATTGCCGAAGGCGAAGGCCAGAGCGACATGGCGTCGTTGCCGGTGCATCCGCTGCGTTACTACCTCAAGCAACCCACTGTGCTGTTCACCTCGCTGGCGTTCTTCTCGTACAACTACACGCTGTTCTTCTTCCTGACCTGGTTCCCTAGCTACCTGACCATGGCGCATGGGCTCAACGTTAAAGAGATGAGTATCGCCACGGTCATTCCGTGGGTGCTGGGCTTCCTCGGGCTGGCGCTGGGCGGCTTCATTTCCGACTTCGTGTTCAAGAAGACCGGGCGAATGATGTTTTCGCGCAAAGTGGTGCTGGTCACGTGCCTGTTGGCCTGTGCGGTGTGCATCGGTTTTGCCGGCCTCGTCAAAACCCTGATCCCGGCAGTCGCGCTGGTGGCGCTGGCGGTGTTCTTCTTGTACCTCACGGGTGCCATTTACTGGGCGATCATCCAGGACACCGTGCCTGCCGCACGGGTCGGTGGTGTCAGTGGTTTCATGCACTTTCTGGCCAACACCTCGGGCATCATCGGCCCAACCTTGACCGGCTTTTTGGTGCAGTTCACCGGTTCGTTCACCAGCGCCTTCCTGTTGGCGGGGCTGTTGACCATCATCGGCGCAGTGTGTGTGGCGCGTTATGTCAAACCGCTGCCCGTGACTGACGCCGCAGTGCCGCCTGCCGACAGCCTGACACCGCGCCCGGCGCTGTCTCAGCCTTAAGGAGAGTCGCGATGCCTGTTGTTCAACGTGTTCCTTCGGTGGCTGGCGAGGCCGAAGTCGGGATTGTGCATTTGGGGCTGGGGGCGTTTCACCGCGCGCATCAGGCCGTCTATTTGCAGCGCAATCACAACCGTCATGGCCAAGGCCATTGGGGGTTGTGCAGTGCCAACCTGCGTTCCAATCGCGCGCTGGTCGAGCAGTTGCGTGAACAGCAGGGCCGCTACGCCGTGGCGGAGTATCAAGACCGTGAACAGGTGACGTTGCGCGACATCACGGTGTTGCGTGAAGCCCTGTTTGTAGGGGATGGCGGGCATGAGCTGGAGGAGCTGTTGCAGCGCATGGCCAATCCGCAGACACGGATTGTGACCCTGACCGTCACGGAAAAAGGCTATTGCCTGAACCCGGCCACCGGGCAGTTGCGCCTGGACGACCCGGCTATTGTCCATGACCTTGCGACCCCCGGGACGCCACGAAGCGCGCCGGGGATTGTGCTGGAAGCCTTGCGCCGTCGACGCATGGCAGGCATCCCCGCGTTCACCGTGTTGTGTTGCGACAACATGCCGGACAACGGCCAGCGCACCCGTCAGGCGGTGAGTGGTCTGGCTGCAGCGCAAGACAGCGAACTGGCGCAGTGGGTTGAGCAGCAGGTGGCGTTTCCTGGCTGCATGGTCGACCGCATCGTGCCCGCCATGGATGCGCAGGCATTCGCCCGGCTCGAACAGCAACTCGACTGCCATGACCGTGCGGCCGTGGTGTGTGAACGCTTCAGCCAATGGGTGATCGAGGACCACTTTCCACAAGGTCGTCCGGACTGGGAAGTGGAAGGCGTGCAGATGGTGGCTGACGTGCGGCCGTTCGAAACCATGAAATTGCGCCTGCTCAATGGCAGCCATTCGTTGCTGGCTTACATCGGCTTGCTGGCCGGCCATGAGTCGGTTTACGAGGCCATCAGCGATCCTGATTTGCTGGCGTTTATTCGCCGTTACATGAACCAAGAGGCCGCGCCCACGCTAGACATGCCTGCGGGCATCGATGTGGCGGGTTATGCCCGTGATCTGTGCACGCGTTTTGCCAATGACAGCTTGCAACACCGCCTGCGGCAGATCGCCATGGACGGTTCGCAAAAACTGCCGCAGCGCTGGCTACAAGGTGCCGGGCAACTGCTCGATGCAGGGCGCAGCATTGATTGCATCGCGTTGGGTGTCGCGGCCTGGATTCACACCTGCACGCAGCCTTTGGCCGGCAGTGCGATGCACGTCGTCGATGACCCGTTGAGCGCCACGTTCGCCGACCTGGCAGGTCGCTTTGACGGCGCGCAATTGGTGGACGCTTTTCTTGATCTTGAGCAGGTATTTGCCGCTCAACTGTCCACCCAGGCCGCCTTCCGTGATGCCGTTCAGGGGGCTTACGT
This window encodes:
- a CDS encoding sugar kinase, with the protein product MTVTLGHCPQAERSRPLKVALIGECMIEMRGELGAGFSQTFGGDTLNAAVYLARVSTGSAIVADYITAVGADAFSVAMRQLWRDEGVGDQHVRVIPDALPGLYFIQTDDQGERRFAYWRGEAAARRVFDGPQADELLRALADYDYVYLSGISLAILTPGGRERLMHALSKARKGGTRIVFDNNYRPHLWPDVHAARQAYSDMLRLTDLALITWEDDATLFGYADHHALFRAYAAFGVGEVALKRGAASCLIQCAAGHFEVPAEQVSRIVDTTAAGDSFSAAYLACRLQGGEPQLAARWGHRLAAQVVQYPGALIPRAAMPTLSLPVFSSVAEA
- the manD gene encoding D-mannonate dehydratase ManD — protein: MKIVEARVIVTCPGRNLITLKIVTDSGLYGIGDATLNGREMAVVAYLEEHVLPALIGRDAQRIEDIWQYLYRGAYWRRGPVTMTAIAAVDVALWDIKAKAANMPLYQLLGGKSRERVMVYGHATGKDIEGCLDEVARHVELGYKAVRVQCGIPGIATTYGVAKRSGERYEPADSDLPAEHVWDTAKYLNHVPKLFAAVRERFGDDLHILHDVHHRLTPIEAGRLGKAVEPFNLFWLEDCTPAENQEAFRLIRQHTTTPLAVGEVFNSIHDCRELIQEQLIDYIRATLVHAGGISHVRRIADFAALYQVRTGFHGATDLSPVTMGAALHFDTWVPNFGIQEHMPHDPLTDEVFPHAYRFEDGHFTPGETPGHGVDIDEKLAAQYPYKRASLPVNRLEDGTLWHW
- a CDS encoding Zn-dependent oxidoreductase produces the protein MKAFQVRAPFEFGLAQVEVPQVARNEVKVDVAYAGICGSDLHIIHGQNAFVRFPRVTGHEFSGVVREVGEGVAHIKVGDRVCIDPVISCGTCYPCRINRPNVCTQLQVIGVHRDGGFSEQVSVPASNVHPLPDSMSLSHAALVEPYSIALNVLDRMQPHPGDSLLIYGAGVIGLTLVQMAKALGLTDITVTDVIDERLQTARALGATRTLNGKEVDVEASMRELTNGEGVPLIVDAACIPALMPQMVRLASPAGRIGLLGFNATPSDLVQLEMIKKELTLVGSRLNNRKFPRVIELIASGKLQVQEMISHRIQFDEMPDAIALIENHPEQTRKVLVQLNSAHA
- a CDS encoding MFS transporter gives rise to the protein MFGQGRTLVIIMLFLAGVINYLDRSALSVAAPFIQKDYGLTTGEMGMIFSSFFVGYAAFNFIGGWAADRYGAKTTLLLAMVLWSLFSGLTVLTVGFMSLVFIRILFGMGEGPLSVTTSKMVNNWYTPKQRARALGSSMSGTPLGGAISGPVVGFIAISYGWKVSFIIIMLIGLVWAAVWYKFVKDKPTGKVAEEIAEGEGQSDMASLPVHPLRYYLKQPTVLFTSLAFFSYNYTLFFFLTWFPSYLTMAHGLNVKEMSIATVIPWVLGFLGLALGGFISDFVFKKTGRMMFSRKVVLVTCLLACAVCIGFAGLVKTLIPAVALVALAVFFLYLTGAIYWAIIQDTVPAARVGGVSGFMHFLANTSGIIGPTLTGFLVQFTGSFTSAFLLAGLLTIIGAVCVARYVKPLPVTDAAVPPADSLTPRPALSQP
- a CDS encoding mannitol dehydrogenase family protein; the encoded protein is MPVVQRVPSVAGEAEVGIVHLGLGAFHRAHQAVYLQRNHNRHGQGHWGLCSANLRSNRALVEQLREQQGRYAVAEYQDREQVTLRDITVLREALFVGDGGHELEELLQRMANPQTRIVTLTVTEKGYCLNPATGQLRLDDPAIVHDLATPGTPRSAPGIVLEALRRRRMAGIPAFTVLCCDNMPDNGQRTRQAVSGLAAAQDSELAQWVEQQVAFPGCMVDRIVPAMDAQAFARLEQQLDCHDRAAVVCERFSQWVIEDHFPQGRPDWEVEGVQMVADVRPFETMKLRLLNGSHSLLAYIGLLAGHESVYEAISDPDLLAFIRRYMNQEAAPTLDMPAGIDVAGYARDLCTRFANDSLQHRLRQIAMDGSQKLPQRWLQGAGQLLDAGRSIDCIALGVAAWIHTCTQPLAGSAMHVVDDPLSATFADLAGRFDGAQLVDAFLDLEQVFAAQLSTQAAFRDAVQGAYVALQRTGMSQHLKNLAAHT